One Psychromonas sp. psych-6C06 DNA window includes the following coding sequences:
- a CDS encoding phosphate ABC transporter substrate-binding/OmpA family protein: protein MSAQETSNNRKLIINPEFKKQLLLLKSSANEELNIQISLDKMVSDKQYRLTVLTELDGLGSDALNELVTLLKHTPVYIKLASQEDPVENTPAPVAKKSPALLIFASLLLVVVVGLFVSWQNGYININAQHKDQPPLQVNKEAIQKAEPIATEPETVTIQTEPEPKADVVVAPIVTPVIAKKIITLPSVKREVALRLHGSNTVGEDLAPALLEAYLIEQGVEEMHWLQGDVAVERELQYIQNDKVYAIQLHAHGSSTGFKDLLADRADMSMSSRQIKAKEVEALKASKGDLSTSGHEYIIGLDGLAIIVNKNNPIERITSGVLAKIFSGEINNWKQLGGQNLAINLYARDENSGTWDTFNSLVLKANKKQLAKSSQRFESSSELSDSVAEDMAAIGFIGLPYVNNSKALAIAESQESAVIYPTRFTVSTEDYALSRRLYMYTPSSDNQMAQKFSQFVISASGQSVVEQVGLVSQNIKLEDAYTVKNAPQSYNNYAEVASRLSVNFRFESGSNEFDNKAKRDIKRLVDYLTEHRGRRIVLMGFSDSLGDPKMNISLSLVRASKLEKELNAYGLNVTAVEGFGEKLPIASNKSALGRSKNRRVEVWVF, encoded by the coding sequence ATGTCTGCACAAGAAACGAGCAACAATCGAAAGTTGATTATAAATCCTGAATTTAAAAAGCAACTTTTATTACTTAAAAGTAGTGCCAATGAAGAGTTAAATATCCAAATCTCTTTAGATAAAATGGTCTCTGATAAACAATATCGCCTGACGGTTTTAACTGAGCTTGATGGTTTAGGAAGCGATGCATTAAATGAGTTAGTCACTTTGCTAAAGCATACTCCTGTATATATTAAGCTGGCCTCACAAGAGGATCCTGTTGAAAATACACCTGCACCTGTTGCTAAAAAATCCCCTGCATTACTTATTTTTGCTTCATTATTATTAGTGGTTGTTGTTGGTCTATTTGTCAGTTGGCAAAATGGCTACATTAATATTAATGCACAACATAAAGATCAACCTCCTTTACAAGTAAATAAAGAGGCCATTCAGAAAGCTGAGCCTATAGCCACAGAGCCTGAAACTGTGACTATCCAAACTGAGCCAGAACCAAAAGCCGATGTTGTCGTCGCGCCTATCGTGACACCGGTTATTGCCAAAAAAATAATTACCTTACCCAGTGTGAAGCGTGAAGTTGCATTGCGTTTACATGGTTCAAATACGGTGGGTGAAGATTTAGCACCTGCTTTACTTGAGGCTTACCTTATTGAGCAGGGCGTTGAAGAGATGCATTGGTTACAAGGGGACGTGGCTGTTGAACGTGAATTACAATATATTCAAAACGATAAAGTGTATGCGATTCAATTGCATGCTCATGGCTCAAGCACCGGGTTTAAAGACTTACTTGCTGATCGCGCTGATATGAGCATGTCATCACGTCAAATTAAAGCAAAGGAAGTTGAGGCGTTAAAAGCCAGTAAAGGTGATCTTTCTACATCTGGTCATGAGTATATTATTGGACTTGATGGGTTAGCGATTATTGTGAATAAAAATAACCCAATTGAACGAATTACCAGCGGGGTTTTAGCTAAAATATTTTCTGGTGAAATTAATAACTGGAAGCAACTAGGTGGTCAAAACTTAGCGATTAACCTTTATGCGCGAGATGAAAACTCAGGCACTTGGGATACTTTTAATTCATTGGTTTTAAAAGCTAATAAAAAACAGTTAGCAAAAAGTAGTCAGCGTTTTGAGTCAAGTAGTGAGCTTTCTGATTCTGTTGCAGAAGATATGGCCGCCATTGGCTTCATTGGCTTACCTTATGTAAACAATAGTAAAGCATTAGCAATTGCAGAATCTCAAGAGAGCGCTGTTATCTATCCAACACGTTTTACGGTCAGTACCGAAGATTATGCCCTTTCTCGACGGTTATACATGTATACGCCAAGTAGTGATAACCAGATGGCACAGAAGTTCAGTCAGTTTGTTATTTCAGCAAGCGGGCAAAGTGTGGTTGAGCAGGTTGGTTTGGTATCGCAGAATATTAAACTAGAAGATGCTTACACGGTGAAAAATGCCCCGCAGAGTTACAATAACTATGCTGAAGTCGCGAGCCGTTTATCAGTTAATTTCCGTTTTGAAAGTGGCAGTAATGAATTTGATAATAAAGCAAAGCGCGATATTAAACGTTTAGTGGATTACTTAACTGAACACCGAGGCAGACGTATTGTATTGATGGGTTTCTCTGATTCACTCGGCGATCCAAAAATGAATATCTCTCTTTCATTAGTTCGTGCTAGTAAGCTTGAAAAGGAGCTAAATGCCTACGGTCTCAATGTCACCGCAGTCGAGGGATTTGGTGAGAAGTTACCTATTGCATCTAATAAAAGTGCATTGGGTAGAAGTAAAAACCGACGTGTTGAAGTCTGGGTATTTTAG
- a CDS encoding phosphate ABC transporter substrate-binding/OmpA family protein, with the protein MSEQSKKLIINPAFKKQLLLLKKNALDELQIQISLDKMVNDKQYRQTFLNELDGLGSESFNDIVAQLKRIPVYIESTATNSEPSVATPPATETPIVEKKSSFIPIFISLLVVALIAFSAWKLGFINVNTQKIVAASVESNAALSTAEVVTEPVVIAPVVVPEQKVAEPATPKIATLPSDESIVSIRLHGSNTLNAGLMPVLLESYLRKKGISEIKWLVHTQQFERELQYIDNNKVYSIKLDSHGSSSGFKALLNEEADIAVASRKILDAEIEMLRPRYGNLSRTRSEFTVGLDGIAVIVNPENNLKSLTNEMLAKVFSGEINNWKHLGGEDATINVYSRNSGSGTLKTFKNIVLESNELTMSAQATQIKSSHDLSEQIANDLHGIGFVSLHYVHENNKVAIAASQETEILYPTRFTVSTEDYLLSRRLFLYMPTNVNPFIKGFSRFVASQEGQDIVEGMGFVSQNIKLEKAHNIANAPAAYNNYVNVGKRLSVDFRFESGGNELDTKGKHDIKRLVDFISEHPSHRLALMGFSDSLGEVAENKALSLVRARALEKELNAYGVDVSAIESFGASVPIASNKSAIGRSKNRRVEVWVF; encoded by the coding sequence ATGTCAGAACAATCAAAAAAACTAATCATTAATCCTGCTTTTAAAAAACAATTACTTCTGCTTAAAAAAAATGCATTAGATGAATTACAAATACAGATCTCTTTAGACAAAATGGTTAACGATAAACAATATCGCCAAACCTTTTTAAACGAACTCGATGGACTTGGTAGCGAGTCTTTTAATGATATTGTTGCACAGTTAAAACGTATTCCAGTTTATATCGAATCAACTGCCACCAATAGCGAGCCAAGCGTTGCAACACCACCCGCCACTGAGACACCTATTGTTGAAAAAAAATCTAGCTTTATACCTATTTTCATTTCGCTTTTGGTGGTTGCGCTTATCGCCTTTTCTGCTTGGAAATTAGGCTTCATTAATGTTAATACACAAAAAATAGTGGCCGCATCCGTCGAAAGTAATGCTGCGTTAAGTACTGCTGAAGTTGTGACTGAACCGGTTGTAATTGCACCTGTTGTCGTACCAGAGCAAAAGGTTGCTGAGCCAGCTACTCCTAAAATAGCAACATTACCGAGTGATGAAAGTATTGTCAGCATTCGTTTGCATGGTTCTAATACGCTCAACGCTGGTTTAATGCCTGTTTTGCTTGAAAGCTATTTAAGAAAGAAGGGTATTAGTGAAATTAAATGGTTAGTCCATACACAACAATTTGAACGTGAATTGCAATATATTGATAACAATAAAGTTTATTCAATAAAATTAGACTCGCATGGGTCAAGTTCTGGTTTTAAAGCCTTGCTCAATGAAGAGGCTGATATTGCTGTAGCATCGCGTAAAATTTTAGATGCAGAAATTGAAATGTTACGCCCTCGCTACGGTAATCTGAGCCGGACTCGTAGTGAATTTACTGTTGGTCTGGATGGTATTGCAGTAATTGTGAACCCAGAAAATAACCTTAAATCGCTAACAAATGAAATGCTTGCTAAAGTTTTTTCTGGTGAGATAAACAACTGGAAGCATTTAGGGGGCGAAGACGCCACAATTAACGTTTATTCACGTAATAGTGGTTCAGGCACGCTAAAAACCTTTAAAAATATCGTCTTAGAAAGCAATGAGTTAACAATGAGTGCTCAAGCGACGCAAATTAAATCAAGCCATGATCTTTCAGAGCAGATTGCTAATGACCTTCACGGTATTGGTTTTGTGTCATTACATTATGTGCATGAAAACAATAAGGTAGCGATTGCTGCTTCACAGGAAACAGAGATTTTATACCCTACTCGCTTTACGGTAAGTACGGAGGATTATCTGTTATCGCGCCGTTTATTCCTATATATGCCAACTAATGTTAATCCATTTATCAAAGGCTTTTCACGCTTTGTTGCATCTCAAGAGGGGCAAGATATTGTTGAAGGGATGGGGTTTGTTTCGCAAAATATAAAATTAGAAAAAGCCCATAACATTGCCAATGCGCCGGCTGCTTACAATAATTATGTAAATGTAGGTAAGCGCTTATCTGTTGACTTTCGCTTTGAAAGTGGTGGTAATGAGTTAGATACCAAAGGTAAGCATGATATTAAGCGATTAGTTGATTTCATCTCTGAGCATCCAAGCCATCGCCTTGCACTAATGGGGTTCTCTGATTCATTAGGCGAGGTCGCCGAAAATAAAGCACTATCATTAGTTCGCGCGCGCGCTTTAGAGAAAGAGCTTAATGCTTATGGTGTTGATGTAAGTGCAATTGAAAGCTTTGGTGCTTCAGTACCTATTGCATCAAATAAAAGTGCTATTGGCCGAAGTAAAAACCGCCGTGTCGAAGTGTGGGTATTTTAG
- a CDS encoding DUF1566 domain-containing protein, with translation MKNLPLIILCSAFSMNAMATCLNAPQKNISQEHFSVADTGTVLDTKTGLVWMRCSLGQTWQDGSCQGTLSSYNWQQALEEGEKHVFAAQSDWRLPNVDELKSIVEQQCANPAINSSIFPVTAPFKYWSSSPSSYDKYNAWYVNFSDGSHKYNYKSFSKYVRLVRGGL, from the coding sequence ATGAAGAACCTACCATTAATCATTCTTTGTAGTGCATTTTCTATGAATGCTATGGCGACCTGTTTAAATGCCCCACAAAAAAATATCTCACAGGAGCACTTTAGTGTTGCTGATACTGGCACCGTATTGGATACAAAAACAGGTCTTGTATGGATGCGTTGCAGTTTAGGACAAACTTGGCAGGATGGAAGTTGCCAAGGCACATTATCAAGCTATAACTGGCAACAAGCTTTAGAGGAAGGTGAGAAGCATGTGTTTGCTGCGCAAAGTGATTGGCGTCTCCCAAACGTTGATGAATTAAAGTCGATCGTTGAACAACAATGTGCCAATCCGGCCATCAATTCAAGCATATTCCCAGTGACAGCACCGTTTAAATATTGGTCATCTTCACCTAGCAGTTATGATAAATACAATGCTTGGTACGTTAATTTCAGTGATGGTAGCCATAAATATAATTATAAAAGCTTCAGTAAATACGTTCGTCTTGTGCGTGGTGGGCTGTAA
- the dapD gene encoding 2,3,4,5-tetrahydropyridine-2,6-dicarboxylate N-succinyltransferase — protein sequence MSTFALAFGTATKNRDQKIIEAFFPNPLLNPSEDLVAVVGALIGYQGGNATIEVSTEIAEQLSAAFNGADEVANADFATAATKSSQPLIVTILATDEAPASVAEGYLKLQLISHRLVKPHGLVLDGIFGILHNIAWTNKGAIDLPELADRQIEARLNGETITVDCVDKFPKMVDYVVPSGVRIADTSRVRLGAHVGEGTTVMHEGFINFNAGTTGVSMVEGRISAGVMVGEGSDIGGGASIMGTLSGGGKMVIKIGENSLLGANAGLGIPLGSRCTIESGLYVTAGSKVKMLDNEGNDAGFAKARELANKDDLLFRRNSMTGQIECLANKSAVELNSMLHSN from the coding sequence ATGTCTACATTTGCCCTTGCTTTTGGTACCGCTACTAAAAACCGCGATCAGAAAATCATTGAAGCGTTTTTTCCAAATCCACTATTAAACCCAAGTGAAGATCTTGTTGCCGTTGTTGGCGCACTGATTGGCTATCAAGGTGGAAATGCAACCATCGAAGTAAGTACTGAAATTGCTGAACAACTTAGCGCTGCTTTTAATGGGGCAGATGAGGTGGCGAATGCTGATTTTGCTACTGCTGCAACTAAATCGTCACAGCCACTTATCGTAACAATTTTAGCAACAGATGAGGCACCAGCTAGCGTTGCAGAAGGTTACTTAAAGTTACAACTTATCTCACATCGTCTGGTTAAACCACACGGTTTAGTGCTAGATGGTATCTTTGGTATCTTACATAATATTGCCTGGACAAATAAAGGTGCGATTGACCTACCTGAACTGGCTGACCGTCAAATTGAAGCGCGTTTAAACGGCGAAACAATTACCGTTGACTGTGTTGATAAATTTCCAAAAATGGTTGATTACGTTGTACCTAGTGGCGTGCGTATCGCCGATACTTCGCGTGTACGTTTAGGTGCTCACGTTGGTGAAGGCACTACCGTGATGCATGAAGGTTTCATTAACTTCAATGCTGGTACAACAGGTGTAAGTATGGTCGAAGGTCGTATCTCTGCAGGTGTGATGGTTGGCGAAGGCTCAGACATCGGTGGTGGCGCTTCTATCATGGGAACACTTAGCGGTGGCGGTAAAATGGTGATTAAAATCGGTGAAAATAGCCTACTAGGTGCTAATGCTGGCTTAGGTATTCCGCTAGGAAGCCGTTGTACTATTGAATCGGGTTTATATGTCACTGCCGGCTCTAAAGTGAAAATGCTAGACAACGAAGGTAATGACGCTGGCTTTGCTAAAGCGCGTGAGTTGGCTAATAAAGACGACTTATTGTTCCGTCGTAACTCAATGACTGGGCAAATTGAATGCCTTGCTAACAAGAGTGCCGTTGAGTTGAACAGCATGCTTCACTCAAACTAA
- a CDS encoding DUF2937 family protein, translated as MLWSLLRRYSLKLTFALTLLIGLQFPHFLGQYETRLDAHYIESKAQLNQYQKLADLFFNGDLNELVKKHKNSDIALFKAETKIIEALVNRTEFLKQQIDKLEGPIYQRYAFLISQVNAPLFIETQQNYEANIVLNQQAIIVGLTIATIMTLLLELLFILLPFTLKKIIVSRQQKSIN; from the coding sequence ATGTTATGGTCACTATTACGACGTTATAGCTTAAAGTTAACCTTTGCTTTAACGTTGTTAATAGGCTTACAATTTCCACATTTTTTAGGGCAATATGAAACACGACTTGATGCGCATTATATTGAATCTAAAGCGCAATTAAATCAGTATCAAAAATTAGCAGACCTGTTTTTTAATGGTGATCTTAATGAGTTAGTTAAAAAACATAAAAACAGTGATATTGCGCTTTTTAAGGCGGAAACAAAAATCATTGAAGCACTGGTCAATCGTACTGAGTTTTTAAAACAACAAATAGATAAACTTGAAGGACCAATTTACCAACGTTATGCTTTTTTAATTTCACAAGTTAACGCGCCTTTATTTATTGAAACACAACAAAACTATGAGGCTAACATAGTGCTTAACCAGCAAGCGATAATTGTTGGGTTAACCATTGCCACCATCATGACACTGTTATTAGAGTTATTATTTATATTACTTCCCTTTACGCTTAAAAAAATTATTGTTAGTCGCCAACAAAAATCAATTAATTAG
- the djlA gene encoding co-chaperone DjlA yields MRIWGKILGGFFGFMFGHFLGMLLGIWLGHRFDRASALNFNVQNGLFGNSATSQQKQKLFFDATFSVMGHVAKAKGQVTETDIQVANAYMDQMRLQGEARVQAQSAFAVGKSPEFPLNETLTEFAQMVRGDRNVLQMFLGIQVQVAFSDGNIDDKEKSILYIIAEKLGFSRFELDRLLQMIEGQQHYHQGQQQHKQQASSDDAYKILGVDENTSDKEIKRAYRKLMSQNHPDKLASKGLPEEMMNLAKEKAQDIQQAYETLRKLRGFK; encoded by the coding sequence ATGCGAATTTGGGGAAAAATATTAGGTGGCTTCTTTGGTTTCATGTTTGGTCACTTTTTGGGCATGTTACTTGGCATTTGGCTAGGACATCGCTTTGACCGAGCAAGCGCACTTAATTTTAATGTTCAAAATGGTTTATTTGGAAACAGCGCAACCAGTCAGCAAAAACAAAAGCTTTTTTTTGATGCCACTTTTTCCGTCATGGGGCATGTCGCAAAGGCGAAAGGGCAAGTAACAGAAACTGATATTCAAGTTGCTAATGCCTATATGGATCAAATGCGTTTACAAGGCGAAGCAAGAGTTCAGGCACAAAGTGCCTTCGCTGTTGGTAAAAGCCCTGAATTTCCATTGAATGAGACACTAACTGAATTTGCACAAATGGTACGTGGAGACCGCAACGTATTACAGATGTTTTTAGGCATTCAGGTTCAGGTCGCCTTTTCAGATGGAAACATTGACGATAAAGAAAAAAGCATTCTCTATATTATTGCTGAAAAGTTAGGTTTTTCACGCTTTGAGCTAGATCGCTTATTACAAATGATTGAAGGACAACAACATTATCATCAAGGTCAGCAACAACACAAGCAACAGGCGAGTAGTGATGATGCCTATAAAATATTAGGGGTCGATGAAAACACTTCAGATAAAGAGATAAAACGCGCTTACCGTAAATTGATGAGTCAAAACCACCCTGATAAACTTGCCTCTAAAGGCCTGCCTGAAGAGATGATGAACCTTGCTAAAGAGAAGGCACAAGATATCCAACAAGCGTATGAAACTCTTCGTAAATTGCGCGGTTTTAAATAA
- the lptD gene encoding LPS assembly protein LptD — MLKTIPWIFLLLPLTKSYAEQEKPAPSNHQDQVVNDSESLSVEQVISPRSRDDFFRQCYINVPAEVRSTETRPNNQIPVNIDALSVSGSKQKYIYQDDVNLLQGDKKLTADQMTYYVDQERATAIGNVNFVNGEVTLYSDDFETYLNNDQSTLNQAEYQFHGRGGRGVADRIFDNGQDLYELNSSSYTACPPEDTTWRLDATTLYIDNTEEVGSAYNAVLRVKDVPVFYFPYVSYPLTDKRKTGLLFPNFEISDTNGFTYTQPIYINIAPNMDATITPTYIQKRGTKIAGEYRYLSEIGSGSLQAEYLADDKIRGYNRYLYHWDHNVSFAQHWNFNARYNQVSDDDYFNDLDTPYGDRSDNQLLQTAKLSYQRENWNSELEVRSFQILGTGDTPHIVMPKLAFSAYQPIDWKSLQFDLYSEITQFDHDDDNVYTGTRIHMEPKISLPLYYNSMFINTELKYMLSFYEQTIPDANKEDWYSELEESTSRYIPSFKINAGVNFERDFKFMGANYRQTLVPQFQYLYVPYEDQSSIGIYDTTTLQQDYYGLFRDNRYSGYDRIADANQITIGVSSSFLDNRGKEKMRFAIGQNYYIESSKVHLPQNSDQVINDTRSSLIGEFDMNFKNNYFLHAGMEWDTDNNVIKRANTTLEKRWLNNTYAQVNYRYIALNEESVSDNNQGLVNQLGTKMNWSINSQWTAYASYYHDVEYNQTFESIVGIQYQSCCWSIGLSIDEHMLAYYGDLNDIKASSETEQSIKLNIELMGLGGVGFSSGDQGLFDYGRPFYLK, encoded by the coding sequence ATGCTTAAAACAATTCCATGGATATTTTTGTTACTACCGTTAACAAAAAGTTATGCCGAGCAGGAGAAACCTGCGCCATCTAATCACCAAGATCAGGTCGTTAATGATTCAGAATCACTCAGTGTTGAACAAGTTATATCGCCACGATCTCGCGACGACTTCTTTCGCCAATGTTATATCAATGTTCCTGCAGAGGTTCGCTCAACCGAAACAAGACCTAACAACCAAATTCCAGTTAATATTGATGCCCTCTCCGTTTCAGGTAGCAAACAAAAATATATCTACCAAGATGACGTAAACCTATTACAAGGTGATAAAAAATTAACCGCAGACCAGATGACCTATTATGTAGACCAAGAGCGAGCCACTGCAATCGGTAATGTAAATTTTGTCAATGGTGAAGTGACGTTATACTCCGATGATTTTGAAACCTATCTTAATAATGATCAAAGCACCCTGAACCAAGCCGAATATCAATTTCATGGTCGCGGTGGTAGAGGTGTGGCAGATCGTATCTTCGATAATGGTCAGGACCTTTACGAATTAAACAGCTCCAGTTATACCGCTTGTCCACCAGAAGATACCACCTGGCGATTAGATGCGACAACACTATATATTGATAATACTGAAGAGGTCGGCAGTGCCTATAATGCTGTATTACGGGTCAAGGATGTGCCAGTATTTTATTTTCCTTATGTCAGTTACCCTTTAACGGATAAACGTAAAACAGGTTTACTTTTCCCAAATTTTGAAATATCAGATACCAATGGTTTTACCTATACACAACCTATTTACATTAATATTGCGCCGAATATGGATGCAACGATTACGCCAACCTACATTCAAAAGAGAGGTACAAAAATAGCGGGGGAATACCGTTATCTCTCTGAGATAGGAAGTGGTAGCTTGCAGGCTGAATACCTCGCTGACGATAAAATTCGTGGTTATAATCGTTATCTATATCACTGGGATCATAACGTTAGTTTTGCACAACATTGGAACTTTAATGCACGTTATAACCAAGTCAGTGATGATGATTACTTTAACGACTTAGACACCCCCTATGGTGATCGCAGCGATAACCAACTATTACAAACAGCAAAATTAAGCTACCAAAGAGAAAACTGGAACAGCGAGCTGGAAGTTCGTTCTTTTCAAATTTTGGGGACAGGTGATACGCCACATATCGTGATGCCTAAGTTAGCCTTTAGCGCCTATCAACCTATCGACTGGAAAAGCTTACAGTTTGATCTGTATTCAGAAATAACACAGTTTGATCATGATGATGACAATGTTTACACCGGCACACGTATTCATATGGAACCGAAAATATCGTTACCACTGTATTACAATTCAATGTTTATTAACACTGAGCTCAAATACATGCTCAGTTTTTATGAACAGACAATACCCGATGCTAATAAAGAAGATTGGTACAGTGAATTAGAAGAGAGCACCTCACGCTATATCCCCTCATTTAAAATTAATGCAGGAGTTAACTTTGAACGTGACTTCAAGTTTATGGGGGCCAATTATCGCCAAACACTGGTACCGCAATTTCAGTATTTATATGTGCCTTATGAAGATCAATCTTCGATCGGTATTTACGATACCACCACTTTACAGCAAGACTATTATGGGTTGTTCCGCGATAATCGATATTCCGGTTACGATCGTATTGCCGATGCGAATCAAATTACCATCGGTGTCTCGAGTAGTTTCTTAGACAACCGAGGTAAAGAGAAGATGCGCTTTGCTATCGGCCAAAATTATTATATTGAGTCATCAAAAGTACATCTTCCACAAAACTCAGATCAAGTAATCAATGACACCCGTTCATCATTGATTGGTGAGTTTGATATGAACTTTAAAAACAACTACTTTTTGCATGCTGGTATGGAATGGGACACTGATAACAACGTAATTAAACGTGCCAATACAACCCTAGAAAAACGTTGGTTAAACAATACCTATGCGCAAGTTAACTACCGTTATATCGCCCTTAATGAAGAGAGTGTCAGTGATAATAACCAAGGCCTGGTTAACCAATTAGGTACTAAAATGAATTGGTCTATTAATAGCCAATGGACCGCATATGCCAGTTACTACCATGATGTAGAATATAACCAAACCTTTGAGAGTATCGTTGGGATTCAATACCAGTCCTGTTGCTGGTCTATCGGGCTTAGCATCGATGAACATATGCTCGCCTATTATGGCGATTTGAACGACATCAAAGCGTCCAGTGAGACGGAACAAAGTATTAAATTAAACATTGAACTAATGGGGCTCGGTGGCGTCGGATTTAGTTCTGGTGATCAAGGCCTTTTTGACTACGGTCGCCCTTTCTATTTAAAATAA
- the surA gene encoding peptidylprolyl isomerase SurA: MKLLNNQLFPIFCLILLAPISFVSAKNIPLDKIEAVVNQEVILSSDITRMQKDITQRYQESGKQLPEEDEFKKQILDKLISDRLQLQIAERIGMRINDAQLDQTLQQVAQEEGLTLPQLKDKVTQQGDSYPAYVDMIRDELTINEVRQMQIRRRINISEQEVEQMVKRLNEHGEKTTQFNFSHIMLKVSKDASQEKQQKVRDKANKLAQRIQQGTDIESLAIEFSQGPKAVDGGDWGWRTVDEIPTLFAGVFDDQKTQKGDLIGPFQTNMGFHIIKVLDKKGTENVITVEVKARHILIKSNIILSDEKAKQLLTQYRDEIIAGSETFESLAMENSQDPGSAVKGGDLGWADPNMYVPEFRDLALSMPIGEISQPFRTMHGWHILQVMDKRESDTTADATKQKAYGILFKQRFPAELYAWMNELRQEAYIKINNPAYVMDDN; the protein is encoded by the coding sequence ATGAAATTATTAAATAATCAGCTTTTCCCTATATTTTGCTTAATATTACTTGCGCCAATTTCGTTCGTAAGCGCAAAAAATATACCTCTGGATAAAATTGAAGCGGTCGTCAATCAAGAAGTCATTTTAAGCAGTGATATCACCAGAATGCAGAAAGATATCACTCAGCGTTATCAAGAATCAGGTAAACAATTACCTGAAGAGGACGAATTTAAGAAACAGATCCTTGATAAATTAATTTCTGATCGCCTACAACTGCAAATTGCAGAACGCATTGGTATGCGAATTAATGATGCACAACTAGATCAAACGCTTCAGCAAGTGGCTCAGGAAGAAGGCCTTACTCTTCCTCAACTTAAAGACAAAGTTACCCAGCAAGGTGATAGTTATCCTGCATATGTGGATATGATTCGTGATGAACTAACTATTAACGAGGTTCGTCAAATGCAAATTCGTCGCCGTATTAATATCTCTGAGCAAGAAGTTGAGCAAATGGTTAAGCGCCTTAACGAACATGGAGAAAAAACGACTCAATTTAATTTTTCGCATATTATGCTTAAGGTTTCAAAAGACGCTTCACAAGAAAAGCAACAAAAAGTACGTGATAAAGCCAATAAGCTAGCACAAAGAATTCAACAAGGAACAGATATCGAATCACTCGCCATTGAGTTTTCTCAAGGGCCTAAAGCTGTTGACGGTGGGGATTGGGGGTGGAGAACTGTAGATGAAATCCCAACATTATTTGCAGGAGTTTTCGATGATCAAAAAACACAAAAAGGTGATTTAATCGGTCCCTTCCAAACCAATATGGGCTTCCATATTATTAAAGTGTTAGACAAAAAAGGGACAGAAAACGTTATAACCGTTGAGGTTAAAGCACGACATATATTAATCAAGTCGAATATCATTTTGAGTGATGAGAAAGCCAAACAGCTATTAACACAGTATAGAGATGAAATTATCGCAGGGAGTGAAACATTTGAATCACTTGCAATGGAAAACTCTCAGGATCCAGGCTCTGCAGTTAAAGGTGGTGATTTAGGCTGGGCGGATCCAAATATGTACGTACCAGAATTTAGAGATCTTGCTCTATCCATGCCGATAGGTGAAATTAGCCAACCTTTCCGTACCATGCATGGCTGGCATATTTTGCAAGTGATGGATAAACGCGAATCAGACACCACGGCAGATGCCACAAAACAGAAGGCTTATGGTATTTTATTCAAGCAACGTTTCCCAGCAGAGTTATACGCTTGGATGAATGAGCTACGCCAAGAAGCGTACATTAAAATTAATAACCCAGCTTATGTAATGGATGATAACTAA